DNA sequence from the Streptomyces cinnabarinus genome:
GGACGGTGCCGAGCGGGAGATGTTCGTGGTGGCTGCCGGGGCCGGGGTGCAGAACTTCCTGGTGGCATTGGCCGGGGAGCGGCTGGGGTCGGCGTGGGTGTCGTCGACGATGTTCTGCCGGGATGTGGTGCGGGAGGTGTTGGGGCTGCCGTCTTCGTGGGATCCGATGGGGGCAGTGGCTGTGGGGCATCCGGCGGAGGAGCCGCGGCCGCGGGCCGAGCGGGATGGGTCGGACTTCATCGAGGTGCGATGACGTATGGCGGCTTCGGCCTAATCTCGTAGGGCTGTTCTCGCTCTTTGTTTGGGACCTGATTCGTGGCTGGACGATTCGCGCCTCGGCCCACGCGTACGACTGTGCGTGGTGGGCATGTCGGTGTGCCCGTGGGGGCGCCTCGAGGGGCCGCCTCTTCTGGTGGGCGGGTGCGGACTTGGGTTCCTGAGGGGCCGCTCGATCTCGGGCTGGTGCTCGGGCCGTTGCGGCGGGGGCCCGGGGATCCGACGTTTCGGGCCATGCCGGACGGGTCCGTGTGGCGGGCCAGTCGGACGCCGGGCGGGGTGGGGACCCTACGGATCGCCTTGCGGGGTGCCGCCGTGCGGGCGGAGGCGTGGGGGCCGGGGGCGGAGTGGCTCCTGGAGCGGGTGCCGGCGCTGTTGGGGGCCTTGGATGATCCGTCGGCGTTCGTGCCGCGGCATCGGGTGGTGGCTCTTGCGCGGCACCGGCGGCCGGGGTTGCGGCTGACGCGGACCGGGCTGGTGATGGAGTCGTTGATTCCGTCGGTTCTGGAGCAGAAGGTCACGACCGATGAGGCTTATCGGGCCTGGCGGTTGTTGGTACGGCAGTACGGGGAGCCGGCGCCCGGGCCCGTGCCGGGGCGGATGTGTGTGATGCCGGATGCCCGGACGTGGGCGTTGATCCCGTCGTGGGAGTGGCATCGGGCGGGGGTCGACGACAAGCGGGCGTCGACGATTGTGCGGTGTGTGCGGGTTGCTGCGCGGCTGGAGGAGGCCGTGTTCATGGGGGCCGCTGATGCGCAGGCGCGGTTGGAGGCGGTGGTGGGGGTGGGGCCCTGGACCTCTGCGGAAGTGGTGCAGCGCAGTCACGGGGCGGCGGATGCGGTGACGGTGGGGGATCTGCATCTGCCGGGGATCGTGGGGTTTGCGCTGGCCGGGGATCGGGATGCGGATGATGCGGTGATGTTGTCGCTGCTGGAGCCGTATGCGGGGCAGCGGCATCGGGCGGCTCGGTTGATTCTGCTGAGCGGGCGGGTGCCGGCGCGGAGGGCTCCGCGGATGCCTCGGGGGGATATCGGGCGGTTGTGACGGTGGGGTACTGGGGCCTTGTCCTCAAGCGCCGGACGGGCTGAAAAGCGGGTGCGGGGGGATCGGGGTCGATACTTCTGCGAGCCGCTGGATGTCGCTCGACAGAAGGCGCCGTCCCCCTTTCCCGGGGACGGCGCTCAAGCCCTACTGGTCCGGGGAGAAGCGGAGGGATCTGGCGGGGATTTGGGCGTTGCACCAGACTCGGGCGCCGTCGGTGAGTTCGTTCTCGGCGCCTACCGTGGCGTCGTCGCCTATGACCGTGCCCGTGAGGATGGAGCGTTCGCCCACCCGGGCCCTCGTGCCGATCATGGAGTCGGTGATGACCGCGCCGGGTTCGATGACCGCGCCGGGGAGGATCGTGCTGCCGAAGACCCTGGCGCCCTCCGCCACGAACGCCCCCTCGCCCACCACCGTGCCGCCCGACAGTTTCGCGTCGGGGGCCACCCGTGCCGTGGGGAGGATCAGGCGGTCGCCGCAGCGGCCCGGCACTGCGGGGGACGGGGCTCGGCCCAGCACCAAGTCCGCGGAACCTCGTACGAAGGCCGCCGGGGTGCCCAGGTCGAGCCAGTAGGTGGAATCCACCATGCCCTGTAGGTGAGCCCCGGCGGAGAGGAGGTCCGGGAACGTCTCTCGTTCCACCGAGACCGGGCGGCCCGTCGGGATCGTGTCGATGACCGAGCGGCGGAAGACGTACGCGCCCGCGTTGATCTGGTCCGTGACGATTTCCTCGGGAGTCTGCGGCTTCTCCAGGAACGCCGTCACCCGGCCCGTCTCGTCCGTGGGGACCAGGCCGTACGCCCTCGGGTCCGTCACCTTCGTCAGGTGGAGGGAGATGTCCGCGGCCGTGCGCTGGTGCGTTTCCACCAGCGCCCTGATGTCGAGCCCCGTCAGGATGTCGCCGTTGAAGATGAGTACCGGGTCGTCGGGAGCCGAGTGGAGGCGGGAGGCCACGTTGCGGATGGCGCCGCCCGTGCCGAGCGGCTCCTCCTCGGTGACGTACTCGATGTGCAGGCCCAGCGCGGCGCCGTCCCCGAAGTACGGCTCGAAGACCTCGGCCAGGTAGGAGGTCGCGAGCACGATGTGGTCCACGCCCGCCGCTCTCGCTCTCGCCAGCTGGTGCGTGAGGAAGGGGACCCCGGCCGCCGGGACCATGGGCTTGGGCGTGTGCACGGTGAGCGGACGCAGCCGTGTGCCCTTGCCGCCGACCAGGAGGATCGCTTCTGTCACCTGTTGTCTCCGCTTCCTGCCGGGACCGGCCGAACTGTCTTTCGGCCGGTCAGTGTATGCAGACCGTTGTGTCCAGACCGTGTCTGGCGCCCTCGACGGCGGTGCGGAGTCCGTCATTGATCCGCCTTTCCCCCGATGGCGGTGCATGTGTTCGTCCGGCGTCAGCG
Encoded proteins:
- a CDS encoding DNA-3-methyladenine glycosylase family protein is translated as MAGRFAPRPTRTTVRGGHVGVPVGAPRGAASSGGRVRTWVPEGPLDLGLVLGPLRRGPGDPTFRAMPDGSVWRASRTPGGVGTLRIALRGAAVRAEAWGPGAEWLLERVPALLGALDDPSAFVPRHRVVALARHRRPGLRLTRTGLVMESLIPSVLEQKVTTDEAYRAWRLLVRQYGEPAPGPVPGRMCVMPDARTWALIPSWEWHRAGVDDKRASTIVRCVRVAARLEEAVFMGAADAQARLEAVVGVGPWTSAEVVQRSHGAADAVTVGDLHLPGIVGFALAGDRDADDAVMLSLLEPYAGQRHRAARLILLSGRVPARRAPRMPRGDIGRL
- a CDS encoding nucleotidyltransferase family protein produces the protein MTEAILLVGGKGTRLRPLTVHTPKPMVPAAGVPFLTHQLARARAAGVDHIVLATSYLAEVFEPYFGDGAALGLHIEYVTEEEPLGTGGAIRNVASRLHSAPDDPVLIFNGDILTGLDIRALVETHQRTAADISLHLTKVTDPRAYGLVPTDETGRVTAFLEKPQTPEEIVTDQINAGAYVFRRSVIDTIPTGRPVSVERETFPDLLSAGAHLQGMVDSTYWLDLGTPAAFVRGSADLVLGRAPSPAVPGRCGDRLILPTARVAPDAKLSGGTVVGEGAFVAEGARVFGSTILPGAVIEPGAVITDSMIGTRARVGERSILTGTVIGDDATVGAENELTDGARVWCNAQIPARSLRFSPDQ